Proteins encoded in a region of the Populus nigra chromosome 3, ddPopNigr1.1, whole genome shotgun sequence genome:
- the LOC133687957 gene encoding proteasome subunit alpha type-6 — protein sequence MSRGSGGGYDRHITIFSPEGRLFQVEYAFKAVKAAATTSIGVRGKDSVCVVTQKKVPDKLLDQTSVTHLFPITKYLGLLATGMTADARNLVQQARNEAAEFRFRYGYEMPVDALARWIADKSQVYTQHAYMRPLGVVAMVLGIDEENGPQLYKCDPAGHFFGHKATSAGLKEQEAINFLEKKMKNDPALSYEETVQTAISALQSVLQEDFKATEIEVGVVRTDNLVFRVLSTEEIDEHLTAISERD from the exons ATGAGCAGAGGAAGTGGAGGCGGATACGATCGCCATATCACCATATTCTCCCCTGAAGGTCGCCTCTTTCAAGTTG AGTATGCGTTCAAGGCAGTGAAGGCAGCTGCGACAACTTCCATTGGAGTTCGCGGCAAGGATTCTGTCTGTGTCGTCACTCAAAAGAAGGTTCCG GACAAGCTATTGGATCAGACTAGTGTTACCCACCTTTTCCCTATTACCAAGTACCTTGGACTACTTGCCACCGGCATGACAG CTGATGCAAGGAATTTAGTACAACAAGCAAGGAATGAAGCGGCGGAGTTTAGGTTCAGATATGGATATGAAATGCCTGTGGATGCATTAGCTAGATG GATTGCGGACAAATCACAAGTTTATACTCAGCATGCATACATGAGACCTCTTGGAGTTG TTGCTATGGTTTTGGGTATTGATGAAGAGAATGGGCCTCAACTTTACAAATGTGATCCAGCTGGCCATTTTTTTGGTCACAAG GCTACAAGTGCTGGATTGAAAGAACAAGAGGCTATCAATTTcctggaaaagaaaatgaaaaatgaccCTGCTCTCTCATATGAGGAAACTGTGCAG ACTGCTATTTCTGCTCTTCAATCTGTTCTTCAAGAGGATTTTAAAGCTACTGAGATAGAG GTGGGGGTTGTGAGAACAGACAATCTTGTTTTTAGAGTGCTGTCCACTGAGGAAATTGATGAACATTTAACTGCCATAAGTGAACGGGACTGA
- the LOC133688330 gene encoding protein STRICTOSIDINE SYNTHASE-LIKE 4-like: MIPCVSACSGFLLACLLAFTLQIFYFSPLSPDLLELPPASALPTNKHLQAMTKLGEGFLDGPEDVVVDRDGILYTAVRDGWIKRMHKNGSWENWKKIDSDGLLGIATSKEGGLIVCDAEKGLLKVSEDGVVVLATHINDGSKIRFADEVIESSDGSLYFSVASTKFGFHDWYLDVLEAKPHGQLLKYDPSLNETSILLDGLCFPNGVALSREEDYLVFCETWKYRCQKYWLKGTDKGKTEIFIDNLPGGPDNIYLAPDGSFWIAVLQVVSNGLEFVHGSKPSKHLVASFPKLVNLVIGVKRKATVVNVAADGKITRKFDDPDGKVMSFVTTAFEFEDHLYLGSLNTNFIGKLPLNPTNS, translated from the exons ATGATACCTTGTGTTTCAGCATGCTCTGGCTTTCTGCTAGCTTGTTTGCTTGCCTTTACACTTCAAATCTTCTACTTCTCACCTTTATCTCCGGACTTGCTTGAACTGCCTCCAGCTTCAGCTCTTCCCACAAACAAGCACTTACAGGCAA TGACTAAACTTGGAGAAGGATTTCTGGATGGCCCAGAGGATGTTGTCGTGGATAGAGATGGTATCCTCTACACAGCTGTTAGAGATGGGTGGATCAAAAGAATGCATAAGAACGGATCCTGGGAGAATTGGAAGAAGATAGACAGTGATGGTTTACTTGGGATTGCAACTTCCAAGGAAGGTGGTCTTATTGTTTGTGATGCTGAAAAG GGTTTGCTCAAGGTTAGTGAAGATGGAGTGGTGGTTCTTGCAACACATATTAACGATGGATCCAAAATAAG GTTTGCAGACGAGGTCATTGAATCATCGGATGGAAGTCTTTATTTTAGTGTTGCAAGCACCAAATTTGGATTCCACGACTGGTACTTGGACGTTCTGGAGGCAAAACCTCATGGGCAGTTGCTCAAGTATGATCCATCATTGAATGAGACATCGATTTTGCTTGATGGTTTGTGCTTCCCTAATGGTGTTGCTCTCTCAAGAGAGGAAGATTATCTGGTCTTCTGCGAAACTTGGAA ATACAGGTGCCAGAAATATTGGCTGAAGGGAACGGACAAGGGGAAAACAGAGATCTTCATCGACAACCTTCCTGGTGGTCCTGATAACATCTATCTGGCTCCGGATGGCTCTTTCTGGATTGCTGTGCTACAG GTGGTGTCTAATGGGCTGGAGTTTGTGCACGGATCAAAGCCATCCAAACACTTGGTTGCATCTTTTCCAAAGTTAGTTAACCTAGTCATTGGTGTCAAAAGGAAAGCAACGGTGGTAAACGTGGCAGCTGATGGCAAGATTACGAGGAAGTTTGACGATCCTGATGGCAAAGTGATGTCTTTTGTGACAACAGCTTTCGAGTTCGAGGATCACCTTTACTTGGGAAGCCTGAATACCAACTTCATTGGAAAGTTGCCATTGAATCCCACGAATTCTTGA